TCATTGTACCATGCTTTTCGGAATAGTGGGCCAGAGGTAAGCCCCGTTTCTTGCTGGTAGTGGCTGTTTAGGGCTAAATTTGCAAACCGGAGGCCCACATCTAACTTGTTCATTGGGTGGATGTCGTTCACATTTCCAATATCACTTGTCACGACCAAGCCGCAATGGGGTGTTTGGTTCGCCACATGTCGTTGTGCATCTCGGACAATCGCGCCAACTTCGGGGATTTCGTAATCGTAAGGAGCAATTTGCGCCAGATAAAACGGTAATGGCTCGTTCCATGCTTCGCGCCAGGAGGCAATTAGGGTATCCAGTAGGTCCGCATAGGCGTGTGCATTTTCAACATTGGATTCTCCCTGATAATACAAAAATCCCGCAATTTTGTACGGTACCAAAGGTGCAATCATGGCATTGTATGTTTTACCGGGTTCGTGTGGCCCCCAAAGCCGTGGTTTCTGCAGCTTTGAAGCGGTCAAGATCACAGGGTTTTCGTTGATGGCCTTTTGGGGAATCCAGACCTCTGCGGGTGTGCCTCCCCAAGCCGACTGAATGAGGCCAATCGGAATATCCAAGACTTCTTGTAATCGGCGTCCAAAAAAATAGGCCACCGCACTAAAGTTCTGCATAGTGGCCGGCGTACAGATTTGCCATTTTCCCGTTAACCGATCAAGCGGGGCGTCTGAAGTGTTACGTTCTACGTTGAAAAACCGGATATTGGGATGGTTTGCGGCCTCAATTTCCAATCGTCCATTTTCGATGCCCATATTGGCGCTCCATTCCATGTTGGATTGGCCGGAACACAGCCAAACTTCGCCGATAAGGATGTTTTTGAGCTGTTTTCTTTGGTGTCCATCGGTCATGGTGAGGGTAAATGGTCCACCAGCCTTTGGAGTGGGGAGTTTTGCGTGCCACAGGCCATGTGAGGTTACAGTGACGGAGAAGGATTCCTTTAGCCAATCGGCAGTTATCGTGAGCGAACTATCTGGCTCAGCCTTTCCCCAAATGGGGGCCTCACTTTGTTGCTGCAAGACCATGCCATCCGAGAATTGTGCGGGTAGCCATATCGAAAGTGGCTGTCGGACTTTTAACAAGTATAAGGTTTTCTTGATAAGTTGACGGAACATATAGGGGTGCGGCAAGGATGAACAATCATACGGCTTAAAAGGAAATAACAAACCGCTCCGAAGATACGGAATGGTTTGACAAGTTCTTTTGGAAAACGCACTTGCCTTTTAGAAAAACCGCAACCGACACCCACTTGATAGACGAATCTGAAGGAGTACGTAGAAACTGTCTGGGGATTAGGTGTACCTTTTGTTACTAAGAGGGATATCAAAGCAGAAAGTGGAACTTGTCCTCGTTTTCTAATGTTGTGTAAAAACTCAAAGAATCCCAAATAGTAAGGGAGCCTTTCTTGTGAAATACCACGATGAGGTCTTAACCAAGGTCTTAGTAAAGACCAAAACCCTTCCATTGTATTGACATGGACTTCATGCTTACCATCCCCGTCATCATCTTTTGAACATTATCAATCATACGGATTATGACCATGCCATTGCGTTGAATCGTGCCCAATATGTGTGGTTTATCGTCTTGAGCTGTACCCCGTCCTCGTTTACCTTTCAAGCGACGACGGCGAGCTTTACGCTTTTTTTTTAACAGCACTTGGTTTACCTGTATGACCTGCAATGAGGTAGAGTTCATCAAATTCTACTTCTCCTTCTAAGACCTCTTAAGGGCGTTTTTCGTAAACACCTTCCCTTAAAAGGCTGGTCATAGCATGGCAATCATTTTTGGTTATGCCTATTTCTTGAGCTATTTGTGCATTTGACAAGTTTAAACTCATCAAATACAAGCAAATAATCCATATTTTTAAAGGCTGATGATGCCCTTGAAAGATTGTATTGGTCAAATCATCAAAGTATTTTGAGCAAGTTTTACACTGGTAGCGATAACGATGTTCGCAATTGTTGTGATGTCCATGACGTTTATGCTCTTTACTTTGACAAAATGGGCAGTTTACACCCTCTGACCATCTAAGTTCTCGAACTTTTTCGTAACATAGACGGTCATCTACTATATCTTTTATTCTAAATAAATCTTGTAGTTGCATCTCTTTTTTTTACAATGATACGGCAGCAACTTGAAATCATAATTGAGCCAAAAGTTAATTCGTATAATAACATTAACTTAAAATCGCAATTTCCATAAACAAAAACTTTGTCTCCGCTCCTTCCGACGTACTAAGCATAAGTACTTAGACGTATATTCTTCTAAAAACCAGATAATAAGCGATTTATCTCTGTTCATTCTCGAAAGAAATTTTCAAGAAAGCCCCTTGTGCATTGGCATCTGTCACCACGCTTGGAAGCCCATTGATCAGGTCTAATGTTGGTTCATGGATATGACCACTAAAAGCAACGATCACATTAGGTGCGGTAGTCGCTTCTTTGTAAAACTGCATGGTCGTGTGGGAATGGCCTTTTTCGGGCCAACGTTGTCGGCGCTCTACTGTGAAACTCCGATCCGATTGCGCATTCCACGCCGGATGACCACAGCCATAGCCCACATTCCGCCCCATAGCATACAATGGGATGTGCATCATCAGAACAATGGGCTTACCCTGCCGCACTTCTTTTCGGAAAAAGGCAAGTTGCTTGGGAAGAATTTCGTAATACGAGTTATCAAAAACCACAAACCGTATCCCATTCACCTCGCGCACCTGCATCAAAGGATTTCCTCCTTGATAGAAGTGACGCAATCGTTTGTCAATCCACGTTTTACGAAGTTCATAAAGTGTGCCTTCCAGACCTTCGTAGTGCCAATCATGGTTCCCAGCCACATAAACATATGGCAAACCGACAGCCTTCAGTTGTTCATCGGCCCACGCTATTGCCGCCTCGGATGGGAAACTGAAAATATCCCCCAATAGGGCGACAAAAGCAACATTTTCTTGCTTTGCTAATGCTAAAGTTTCGGTAAAACATTGTTCTGGGTGAGTAATTGTGCCCGTTCGGAAATGTTTGGTTTGGTTATATGCCTTTGCCATGCGCCCACTGTATATTTGAAATGGCGCTCCACGCTCATCATCACGAAAAAGGTGAGTATCGGCAATAACAATCACTTTAAAAGGCGAACTTACGCTCCGATGATAAATCTTTATATTGTTTCCATCTTGGGAAAAAAAGCCCCGTTCAACACTGTTTACGGCTTGGGGATGAAGAGAAAAATCGGGTGCAGTCACAAATGCACCAGTCGCTAAAAGTGCTTCTCGTCTATTCATTATTTTGCGTGGATTTATCGTAACTTTCTGGTTAATAAAGTCATTAAGTTATCAGATATTTGCATTGATCAATACCTAAAATAAGAAAACATTCATAAAGCCAATTCACTCCTTAATAATGGTTTAGTACCTATCATTTACGTTGTATTTACGGCATTTTTTTGGTAAATGTATAAACCAAAGGGTCAAGAAAATCGGGCCTTATTTGCAAGGAAAACGATTTTACGTCGCCTTTTTCCGATTTAAATGAAACAAAAGTCCGACCAAATTCCGGGTCATTAAAGCGCACCAAAAAGCGATCATTGTTCCAGTGTTCCAATGTTCCAGAAATTCCCGGATGTGCCAAAAGATGGAGGGTCATTTTCTCCCCAGACATCACGATTTCAACTTCACCGTACCCTTCGTTTTCATAAACCCCAATAAGCGTTTCTATTGAAAAAGAGGGTTTTTTATCCGTTTTTTTTCGATTCAGTTCATTTTGCCACATGCGTGCATTTTGGGCATCTTGTTCTTTTTGTTCTTCCAAAAAATATTGGCTCCAGTCTCGATAAGGAACCTTTAGATACGCATCTATGATGTGATACATCAGGGCGGTTGGAAGCGAATTTCCCGTATCTAAATTGCTCAGGATGACCCATCCTAAATTCAGTTCAGGCATAAAACCCGTTTGGGAGATCATGCCATCTACCCCGCCGCCATGTTCAAACAACAGTTTGCCGTGGTAGTCGCGTACAAACCAACCTAAAGCATAGCCGCCCATATGTGTGGCCGGAAAGGTGGGATTGTCGTAGGGCATATAAGCTATCAGGTTGTTTGGGTAATGCGTGCGGCGGATTACATTGGGTTTAAAAATCTCCTTTCCGTCCACCTTCCCAAGCGAATCGGCTTGGAGGATAAGCCATCTTGCCATATCTCCAGCAGAAGACGTGATAGATCCTGCCGGGCCAATATTGTCTATGTTTCGATAGGGAATGGTGAGTATTTTCCCATCAACATCTATGGTATGTGGCAAGGCAACATTCTCGAAGGAAGCCAAATCTTGGTGCTTTGTTGCACTCCGAGACATGCCCAAAGGCCGAAAGATTTTCTCCGTCACCCAGTCGTCCCAGCGTAGTCCGGCTACTTGCCCAGCGATTTCACCAGCGGCCATAAATGGTACATTTTGGTATCCAAATCCAGAACGAAAGCCATAAACAGGTTTGATGTGACGATATCTTTCAAGGATTTCTGCACGAGAATAACGGCTGCCCCACGCCACCAAATCGCCATGCCAAGTTCCCAATCCAATCCGATGACAGAGTAAATCCCGAATTGTAACCAATGCCGTTGCATTTGGGTTGTTTAGGGTAAAGAGCGGCAAGTGTTTTGTGACGGGGTCTTCTAAACTCAATTTGCCTTCCGCCGCCATTTGCGAAACCATGAGCGAGGTGAATGCTTTGGTGTTTGAGCCAACCGCAAAAATGGTTTGCGCATCCACCGGTGCATTATTTCCCATTTCCCGAACGCCAAAACCATTTGCATAGACCAACTTACCATTATGAACAATGCCCAGCGCAAGACCCGGAACCTTCCATTTCTGCATGGATTCGTTCACATAGCGTTCAAGATCACCTAATCCTGAAGGCAACGCTTGGCCAAAAACCGGAAATGTCCAGAAAAAAAGGAAAAATCCTAAGAGATAAGATTTGCGTGAAACGGTTTTCATAAAACAAAGAGGCTAACGTGAAGGCCAAAGACTTCCTAAGTTAACCTCTTTTGCAGCCATAAAAAAGACGTTACACAAATCTAAGAACTACAGATGAGTCAAATGAACAATATTTCGGAGGTGCAAGGTGTCGTTTAGGATTTCTGCATGGAATTTTTTGCCGTCGAAGGTCAAGACATTCAAAGAGGTATTGGTATGTTTGATCATCTCCATTCGTGCGAGGCCATATTCCGACAGGATGCTTGCCAGAAGCACCCTGAGAAAGCGGCCATGTGTTACAACTAATACCGACTCGTCCATGTGTTGTGACACGATATTCATCAAGGCGCGTTTTGCCCGTTTTTCAAGTTCAAAGGCCGACTCCCCGCCTTCTATTTTGGCCTCGAATTGCCCCTTTTGCCAAGCGTGACGTAATTCATCGAATGTTTTTTTCTGCGATTCGTTGGGTTGTTTGCCTTCACAAATGCCCCAAGAGATTTCCTCCAAGTCTATCATTTTTCTTGGGCTTAGGTATGGGTGCGATCGGGCTACCGTCTCGGCGGTTTGGGCAGCTCGTATAAGTGGGCTACAATAAATCGCATCCAAAAATACATTGGAGAGCCGTTCGCGCAAAGCTTCTGCCTGAAGTAGGCCGTTTTCGTTCAAAGGTGCATTAACCCCTCTCCCCTGCACAATGCCAGCACGGTTTAAATCTGTTTCACCATGCCGTGTTAAATAAATTGTCGTCATAAACCACAAAATCCTCAGTTCTTATACGTAAGATTAGCGTTTAGTATTTTTTGGAAATTAATTATTACGATCGAAAACTTGTTGGTTTGCTGTTACATCCACCTTTTCTGATCTTGCGATTTTATGGATGAGGGCCTGCAAGAGGAAATCGGGGCGAGACATTCCAAATTTCTTTTCCCAATAACTTTCCAACCAATTGGACATAATCTTGTTCAACAACTCGAATCGTAGGATCACATAGCCAATTACACCCATCAAAATCCCTTCAATTGTGCCTATTTGGTTTGTGAGGCGATACCAATTTGCCAGAGCGAGCCAAGCCAAGACATTCACCAAAAGCGTTAGGCCGTTTTTTCCGATAGCCGTAAGATTTCGGGACAATGCAACACTTATTTTGGGTGAAGCGAACAGTTCCCAGAGCAGCCAAGTCAATAGTGCCAAGGCCAAAGAAAGCGGATAGATCGGAACGAGTATCAACAACACGGGCAAGAGCCAAAGCCCAATGGTAGAACCGGTTTTATACCATGCGGTCGTCAGTTTGACCACTTCTTCTAATGGCATTTTATTAAATGCTGCTCCAAATTGGTCCTTTAGGGCTTTTTCGGTGGTAGTGAATTGCGTCCCTGTGGCCGGAGCATAGATGCCACGGGGCGTATCTACATAGGTCGCATGTGCCAAATGGTCTAAAGTAGATGTACCCGATTTAAATGGTAGTTCACTCATTTTTATGGTCATTAGCCTTTCGGAAAAATGGATTCACGTTTGAGCCGGACTTGGATTTGCGGATTTTGCATCCCAGCGGCGCTCAAAACGGGCACTAATATACGACGAATTGCCTTCACCGTGTTTTCCGAAGCCTTGCTCTCAGCTTTTATCAAACGCTCTTCACCAATTTGGCGCATCTCTGCTGGAATACTTTTGATGGCACGGTGTTCAAGGTGCTTGCCGCTAAAGGCTTGGAAGCGTGCCCAGCCCAATTTGGTTTGTATGTCCATCTTCGCGAGTTCGGGTTCTACCGAAAACACGCCAACGGGTGGGATATAGACCGTAATGTTTTGTCCATTAATCTCTATATCGTCTGCACGGAGTTGGCCAATCGGGAAGCCATAAGTTACCCTGCCGGGAACACGTACTTGCACTTCGGTTGTGCCCATGGGAATACCCCAAAGTGTTTTCTCGTCCACAATCTTCTTGGTTACTTCCATACCCAAATAACCTGTCACCAAATAGGTGGTGTCTGCCTCAACTTGTAGCGTACTCACCACCACCTCCCGCAGTTGTTGGTTGTTTAACCCAAAAGAAAACCCGCGAATAGACCAGCCCACAAACAAACCAATAATTAGCAGCAAAATGGCCACGATGGCAAGCGCAATGTAACGACCTTTTAAAAACATGGAATTAGAATCAAGTTTGGGGTTTAAATTAAATCATTATGTGCTTAATTGATGTCGTCTCGAACAATGAAGTAAGAAAGTCGGCGATTAATAATCCGGCTTATTCGAACATGAAGACCTTTTGGCGTTTCGATCGTTGGAGCGACCGTACCATCGGATTTGTCTGCGGCAATAACATAAAAGGGAACGTATGCCTTAAACCCATCAGATTGTTCTGCTGCGTTGTACTCGGAAACGGGAACCCGATAGACCACTTCTACTTGCGGAGGGTTAAACTGAACTCGGCTTACATTGGGCGGTAATTGGGTTACTTGTACCCGAAGGATTCTGGAGGACTCCGTAAATTGCTCAACGGGTAGTACAAAATTGGTTTGTTTGATGTTTGGACTTACGAGACCGGCCAAAGTGTCGGAAACCAGCACCATTTCATTAATCGAAGACCGGATGTTTTTGTACGTCTGTTCTTCGATTGGCCAACTGCGGAGGCTTCTCAAAATCCGTTCTGGCCCCGTAACCATTACTTGTGCAGGTTCAAAGGCGGGCTTTCGAATGGCCTCGTAAGTGGCGCTATAGTCCAAAGTCCCACGAAATTGCAAGGGAAGTTGTTTGCTGGTTTTTCGGTCTAACTCAAGCAAGGTTTGTGCAGGGGTGATCTTCACAATTTCAACACCTAAAGGAAACTGGCGCGGCTGGATGAGTTTTTGAAAATCAATTCGGCGCGAGCTTCCGTTTTTTTTGAGGTCAACATAAATGGGCGGCGGTTGCTGCGAAAGTTGCAACAATTGCCAGCCAATGCCCGAAACCTCCACCTTCACTTCATTCGGAAAAGCATTTAGCGGTACAAAGCCTTCCGGCATCTTCTCCAAAAAAACCGGCAAAGACACCTCGTAGCTATAGGATTTTCTCATGTTCAACGTAAACCAGAGTAACAGCGAAATCACCAATGCAACAAACATCATAAACCATTGGCTCACTTGTTCTGAATCTGGTCTATTTTGGTTAAACTGCGAAACAATGCGTTCGCTAATCAATTCGAGGGTCGTTTTTTTCCGGGGCATGGCTGCTTAGATATAGGGGCGAAACCCATTTTTTGCCGAGAACATCCAATCTGGCTATAAAGTACGTTCTTTCCGACCAATTCCAAGTTCAGAATTGTAAAATGAATGCGGATTGATCCGACGGAGTGCTTGCTGTGCTTCTTACATTTTTGGTTGTACTTCCTGAAAAATTGT
Above is a window of Rhodothermia bacterium DNA encoding:
- a CDS encoding sialate O-acetylesterase, with amino-acid sequence MFRQLIKKTLYLLKVRQPLSIWLPAQFSDGMVLQQQSEAPIWGKAEPDSSLTITADWLKESFSVTVTSHGLWHAKLPTPKAGGPFTLTMTDGHQRKQLKNILIGEVWLCSGQSNMEWSANMGIENGRLEIEAANHPNIRFFNVERNTSDAPLDRLTGKWQICTPATMQNFSAVAYFFGRRLQEVLDIPIGLIQSAWGGTPAEVWIPQKAINENPVILTASKLQKPRLWGPHEPGKTYNAMIAPLVPYKIAGFLYYQGESNVENAHAYADLLDTLIASWREAWNEPLPFYLAQIAPYDYEIPEVGAIVRDAQRHVANQTPHCGLVVTSDIGNVNDIHPMNKLDVGLRFANLALNSHYQQETGLTSGPLFRKAWYNDGQVIAYFENDLELHTSDSQPPTHFELADESGVYHPAIAKVVENTIVLSSAAVKHPTHIRFAWHNTATPNLVNRAKLPASCFQGVVEDGTLLI
- a CDS encoding IS1 family transposase — translated: MQLQDLFRIKDIVDDRLCYEKVRELRWSEGVNCPFCQSKEHKRHGHHNNCEHRYRYQCKTCSKYFDDLTNTIFQGHHQPLKIWIICLYLMSLNLSNAQIAQEIGITKNDCHAMTSLLREGVYEKRP
- a CDS encoding histidine phosphatase family protein, whose amino-acid sequence is MTTIYLTRHGETDLNRAGIVQGRGVNAPLNENGLLQAEALRERLSNVFLDAIYCSPLIRAAQTAETVARSHPYLSPRKMIDLEEISWGICEGKQPNESQKKTFDELRHAWQKGQFEAKIEGGESAFELEKRAKRALMNIVSQHMDESVLVVTHGRFLRVLLASILSEYGLARMEMIKHTNTSLNVLTFDGKKFHAEILNDTLHLRNIVHLTHL
- a CDS encoding metallophosphoesterase, with the protein product MNRREALLATGAFVTAPDFSLHPQAVNSVERGFFSQDGNNIKIYHRSVSSPFKVIVIADTHLFRDDERGAPFQIYSGRMAKAYNQTKHFRTGTITHPEQCFTETLALAKQENVAFVALLGDIFSFPSEAAIAWADEQLKAVGLPYVYVAGNHDWHYEGLEGTLYELRKTWIDKRLRHFYQGGNPLMQVREVNGIRFVVFDNSYYEILPKQLAFFRKEVRQGKPIVLMMHIPLYAMGRNVGYGCGHPAWNAQSDRSFTVERRQRWPEKGHSHTTMQFYKEATTAPNVIVAFSGHIHEPTLDLINGLPSVVTDANAQGAFLKISFENEQR
- a CDS encoding DUF4230 domain-containing protein — encoded protein: MFLKGRYIALAIVAILLLIIGLFVGWSIRGFSFGLNNQQLREVVVSTLQVEADTTYLVTGYLGMEVTKKIVDEKTLWGIPMGTTEVQVRVPGRVTYGFPIGQLRADDIEINGQNITVYIPPVGVFSVEPELAKMDIQTKLGWARFQAFSGKHLEHRAIKSIPAEMRQIGEERLIKAESKASENTVKAIRRILVPVLSAAGMQNPQIQVRLKRESIFPKG
- a CDS encoding serine hydrolase, which encodes MKTVSRKSYLLGFFLFFWTFPVFGQALPSGLGDLERYVNESMQKWKVPGLALGIVHNGKLVYANGFGVREMGNNAPVDAQTIFAVGSNTKAFTSLMVSQMAAEGKLSLEDPVTKHLPLFTLNNPNATALVTIRDLLCHRIGLGTWHGDLVAWGSRYSRAEILERYRHIKPVYGFRSGFGYQNVPFMAAGEIAGQVAGLRWDDWVTEKIFRPLGMSRSATKHQDLASFENVALPHTIDVDGKILTIPYRNIDNIGPAGSITSSAGDMARWLILQADSLGKVDGKEIFKPNVIRRTHYPNNLIAYMPYDNPTFPATHMGGYALGWFVRDYHGKLLFEHGGGVDGMISQTGFMPELNLGWVILSNLDTGNSLPTALMYHIIDAYLKVPYRDWSQYFLEEQKEQDAQNARMWQNELNRKKTDKKPSFSIETLIGVYENEGYGEVEIVMSGEKMTLHLLAHPGISGTLEHWNNDRFLVRFNDPEFGRTFVSFKSEKGDVKSFSLQIRPDFLDPLVYTFTKKMP